The DNA window CACAGTTTTTGGTAACCCTGCAAGATTGGGAGCATCCACTAATTCATCAGAGTTTAATATTCTATTGGACACTTCTTTATTTTTGTAACCGTGTTGTTCTTCCTGTTTTTGCAATAATTCCGTGCCATCCAGTGATTCGATGTCATCCAGTGATTCGGTCAGAATTAATCTGCCACCACAAGTACAACTCAAAAGGAAATTTTCAGGAGATTCACCTTCCTGAAGTTGGTAATACTTCCCACATTCTCCACAGACCAGATAAGGCATGAAAATCACAGCATAACCCAATTATAATGTCCAGTTGTTACTATGTATCTAAAATTCCAGATGTTACTATGTATCTAAAATCACTTGGACCATGAACCCATTTTCCTTCTTGATTTCCATTAGGTGGAAGGTGACTGCCTTAACTTCATCTCTAACTTCATGGATGGCTTGATTGAATTCATCCCCTTCAATCTCAGCATGCAAAGTTAAACTTCCATCAGCAGTCTTGGTTATTTTAACGTTGAACTGAGAAAAAACCAGTGATTCATAATCATGGATGAATAACAATTCACTTAACCAGTCATATAGGAGGGCTTGCAAGTCTTCTGATTCCAGGGTTATGTTTCGCTTAATTTGTGGATTAATGTGGGTGGTGTCAGTCATGACTTCGAACATGGCCAGGGCAGCGTTCTGGAAAGTCTCATCTATACTAGTACCATAAGCCCGGAAACCCACATCGGCAGTTACATCAAAAAATTCGAATTTCCTTTTGTTTTCTTTTTTATCCACAAATCTTACCTCTAACTATAATCTTTTTGGAAAAATTCACTAGGCCACTTCTCGAGGGAATTCCTCTCGAATCTTTTTAGGTTCTATGCCTCTGCCCAGCTTTTGAGCTATTTGTTCATAGTATTCTTTGGTTTTAGGAGTGGTTGAAGGATTTATTTTCTTTAAAGCTGCTTTGAAGTGTTTGTAAGATACTTTTTCTATGTCCATATCTTCATGGAGGGCGATCATACCTGCTTTACGGCATAGCACTTCAATATCGGCCCCAGAGTATCCATCAGTTTTCTTAGCCAGTTGTCCCAGTTTAACATCCTCATCCAGGGCCATGTGTCCCACATGAACGCGAAGTATCTCTTTTCGTGCGTCTTCATCAGGTGGGGGTACCAGTACAACTTCATCAAATCGGCCTGGGCGCAAAAGTGCCGTGTCAATCAAATCCGGCCTGTTAGTTGCTCCTATAACCACCACCCCCCTCAATTCTTCCAGTCCATCCATTTCTGATAGTATGGTGTTAACCATGCGCTCGGTAACTCTAGGTTCGCCAGCAGCAGAACCTCTGATGGGCGTTATTGCATCGATCTCATCAAAGAAGATTATACAGGGAGATGCTTGTTTTGCTTTGGTGAATATTTCGGATATTTTACGTTCTGATTCACCGAACCATTTACTCAGTATTTCAGATCCTTTAACTGAGATGAAGTTAGCCTTTGATTCGGTGGCAACTGCCTTTGTGAGCAATGTTTTACCAGTACCAGGGGGTCCGAATAGGAGTATGCCCTTGGAAGGTTGTATTCCAATACGTTTAAATGAGGATATGTTGGTTAATGGCCATTCCACCACTTCTTTAAGGTTTTCCTTGAGTTCGTCCAGTCCTCCAATATCCTCCCAGTGTACATTAGGAACTTCTATAAACACTTCCCGTAGTGCAGAGGGACTTATGGATTTCATGGAATCAATAAAATCATTGCTGGTGACAAAGAGTTTGTCTAAGATTTCCGATGATATTCGCTGTTCTTCCAAGTCAATATCGGGTAAAACTCTTCTTAAGGCATTCATAGCTGCTTCT is part of the Methanobacterium sp. genome and encodes:
- a CDS encoding archease, producing the protein MDKKENKRKFEFFDVTADVGFRAYGTSIDETFQNAALAMFEVMTDTTHINPQIKRNITLESEDLQALLYDWLSELLFIHDYESLVFSQFNVKITKTADGSLTLHAEIEGDEFNQAIHEVRDEVKAVTFHLMEIKKENGFMVQVILDT